The window TCCACCTGTCTTAGAATCGTTAAGTCTATAGAAATGCCCGATTATCAGGAGCTGACTACCATCGGTATAGATGACTGGGCATACAGGAAAGGCAAATCATATGGTACTATTATTGTAAATGCACTTAACCACCGTCCCGTGGAACTACTAAAGAGTAGAGACAAAGAGGAGGTTGCAGATTGGCTTAAAGAACATAACTCCATACTGTATGTAACCAGGGATCGATCAAGCAGCTATTCTAATGCTATAAAGTCTGGGGCATCCAAGGCGTCACAAATAGCCGACAGGTTTCATTTGGTGAAAAATCTGGGAGATCACATAGCACATGAAATACGAATGGAGTATAAAACCATTAAAAGCAGTTGGTTGGCTCACAGGAAGAATCTTTATAAAAGCAAAGAAAATAACAGCTGTTTAAGTAGTGGAGATAACGAAAATACCAGCGATTCACAATATAACAAACACACCAATAGTGTTAACCATAGAAAACAGGAGTTGTTTAACAGGATTCATGAGCTTAAAAACAACAACTACTCTCAAAGAGCAATTGCCAAGGCTTTAAACATTAACCGTAATACTGTAAGATATTATATTGAAATGGAAGAGTTGTTGCCACGAACAGCCATCTATTATAATAATTATGGAGATTTTATGGATCTGATTAAGGAGTGTTGTAATCAGGGGTTAAATGTAAGAACTATATTTGTCTCTATAAAAGAACGGGGATTCAAGGGTAATCAAACATCCTTTTATCAGTGGTTCAACAGGCACTTCCCGGAATATCAGAGTAAGAAAAGATTACCAAGTTCCTCCCCGATAGTTTATGAGGTAACTCGATTTAGCGGAATGTCACCCAACAGACTTGCCATTCATTTAACAAATAGTGAATGGGGTGTTTCAAAGGAAACAGGCGAGTGTAGCAAGTTGTATATATTAGTGTAAAAGTACCCCACATTTCAATCGAAAAGTATACCACTTACAAACTTGAACGGAACAACTTCGTTCATAAAGAATGATAAGTATGTATACAAAACAGGAGATTATAATTAGCAGCTTCCGCGATGGAAAAAGTCAGCGTCAAATAGCCCGTGATTTGCAAATTAGTCGCAAAACAATCAGGAAGTACCTGCAGGAACACGAAAAGGCATTGCAATCGGCAGTCTGTAAAGAAACAGCGCAATCGTGTAATCTATCCAGTGAACCGGTCTATAAAATGGCTACACCTCGTCTGAGGCTCAAATTAACACGCGAGGTGGAAACTGTCATCGATGAATTACTTGAAGACAACGAGCGTAAGCGTGGGCAAGGCCTGCGCAAGCAGATGCTAAAGAAAAAGGACATCCTTGAGGAACTTCACCGGCGAGGGTTTGACATTGGCTATACCACGGTTTGTAATCATATTGCGCGCAGGGAGAACCGGGTAGTAACCAAAGAAGCATTTATTCGCCAGGTTTATCAGGCCGGGGAAACCTGTGAGTTTGACTGGGGTGAGATCAAACTCTGCATTGCAGGGAAACGCAGGTCATTGCAACTTGCTGTTTTTACCTCCGCCTTCAGCAATTACCGCTATGCTTTTATTTACGAGCGGCAGGATACCCTGGCTTTCATGGAATCTCACGTGCGTTTTTTTAAAACCATTGGTGGCGTCTACCGTGAGATGGTTTACGATAATATGCGTGTTGCGGTAGCCAGGTTTGTCGGGCCGCATGAAAAGGAGCCCACCCGGTCACTGCTCCAGCTTCGGGGGCACTATCAGTTCAGGCATCGCTTTTGCAACATATGCCGTGGAAACGAAAAAGGTCACGTGGAACGGAGCGTGGAGTATGTCCGCCGTAAAGCGTTCGCCCCCAAGGATGCCTTTGCGGACATCCTGGAGGCCCAACAGTGGCTTGATGCAACGCTTAAAAGGCTCAATGCGGGGAAGCAGCAGGGAACAGGCAAGAGCGCCGACGAACTGTTCTCTCAGGAGAAGAACCTTTTGGGCAAGCATCCGGCCATGGAGCTTGTCTGCAGTGAACAGGTGCAGTTGCGGGTGGATAAATATGCCACCATCAGCTATCGCACCAACCGCTACTCGGTTCCCGATCACCTGGTGGGAGAGTTTGTCGATGTGAGTGTCCGCAGCCGCGAGTTGCAGGTGTACGTGCAAAACAAACGGGTGGCCGTTCATGTACGTAGTTACGAAAAACACTCCTGGAATGTGGAGATAGAGCATTACCTGTCAACATTCAAGAAGAAACCGGGCGCCCTGGCTGGTAGCCTGGCACTTGCCGGCAGCCATTACCTTAAAGGGCTGTACATGGATTATTTCCAAAGCGAACCCCGTGAATTTATCGACCTGCTCACATACTGCCGCGGGCAAATGGTGAGCCGTGAGAGACTCGAGGAATCCCTTAAGCGATTACTGGACACCGGCTGCCAGGGAATCAGCGTGGAAAAGCTTCGGGCCCTGCTGGGAAATAAACCCCGTGTAAACCCAACCTGGGAGCCGGAAGATACGATAAGTATCAAGGCCAAAGAACAACTTGCCGGCATCGCCGGGCTAATGCAAAAAACAAACTATGATGGACACTATCAACAGGCAAATAACAGCATACAGTAAAGAGCTCCGACTGCCTGTTTTCAGGCGTGATTACAAGGAACTGGCAACAGAAGCGGCCCGACAGGGGCTTGATTATGAAGCGTACCTGGTAATGCTCATGGAACGTGAATATGAACTCAGGCTTGAGAACCGGAAGAAAGCGCAAATAAGGAATGCCCGGTTCCCGTCTAAAATGTATCTTTCCGACCTTGAGCGTGACCAGTTACCTCCGGGTGCCAGGGAGAAACTCCCTTTACTGGAAAGACTGGACTTCATCCCGGCGGCCCGGAACGTGATCCTCTCCGGCAACCCGGGTACGGGCAAAACACACATCGCCATAGGGTTGGGGCTTAAGGCTTGCATGCAGGGGTATAAAGTGTTGTTCACCACAGTACACCGCTTGTTGACACAGTTACGTGAATCCCACTCCGGGCGCACACTGAAACAGGTAGAAGCCCAGTTTGAAAAATATGACCTGGTCATATGCGATGAGTTTGGATATGTATCCTTTGACAAGCAAGGCTCTGAACTGTTGTTTAACCATCTCTCCTTAAGAACGGGCAGGAAATCGACCATCATTACCACGAACCTCGGCTTTGACCGGTGGGAAGAGATCTTTGGTGACCCCGTCCTGACAGCGGCACTGGTAGACAGGGTAACCCATAAGGCATATCTTGTAAATATGTCCGGAGACTCATACCGGCTGAAAGAAACAGAAAAAATGATGAATGGAAAATGAAAATAACAGTCAGAATAAGAACGCCCGTTTCCCTGTTGGGGGCGGTACCGCCCCCAACAGGGAAACGGACTTGGAGATTAAATTAAAATGGTATACTTTTGGATTGAAATACTGGTATACTTTTGGGGTGAAATAAACAGCAAGTCTCACATACTGGCAGAAGAGATTATTAACTCCTCTATTCTATTAAAAAACATGAGAGAAGCATACAACACTTTTAGAGAGATTTTAAACAGTAAAGATGAGCTTAGGTTAGACCAATGGCTCGAGAAGTATAAATCGACTAAAATAATGAGGATTAAAAGTTTTATAAATGGTATTAATCATGATTTGGAAGCAGTAAAAAACGCCATTAAATACCCTTGGAGTAATGGAGTTGTAGAGGGTCACGTAAACAGATTAAAAAACAAGAAAAGAGAGATGTATGGCAGGGCTGGATTTGAACTGTTAAGACGAAAGGTAGTGCTTTCCAACTCAGGATAACCTGCACCAAATTTGACGAAGAACCGGTTTGAACCGAAAACACTGGCACACATAGACCGATATCACTGGCACAAATCAAACCGTTATATCCAAAGATGGACTA of the Petrimonas mucosa genome contains:
- a CDS encoding ISL3 family transposase, with product MIDYTSQPKDNNFSINKHSLQAIFGIPGVVFYDSVVSDNLILLSARLKGKTTKCTCCGKSSKSVHSSYTRKLTDLSVTGRAVKIILKVRKFRCRNSRCSQTVFSEQHLPLTQKYSRLTDRTSHYLQRLLIEVSSRKGEYISDLFSIKQSSSTCLRIVKSIEMPDYQELTTIGIDDWAYRKGKSYGTIIVNALNHRPVELLKSRDKEEVADWLKEHNSILYVTRDRSSSYSNAIKSGASKASQIADRFHLVKNLGDHIAHEIRMEYKTIKSSWLAHRKNLYKSKENNSCLSSGDNENTSDSQYNKHTNSVNHRKQELFNRIHELKNNNYSQRAIAKALNINRNTVRYYIEMEELLPRTAIYYNNYGDFMDLIKECCNQGLNVRTIFVSIKERGFKGNQTSFYQWFNRHFPEYQSKKRLPSSSPIVYEVTRFSGMSPNRLAIHLTNSEWGVSKETGECSKLYILV
- the istA gene encoding IS21 family transposase, producing MYTKQEIIISSFRDGKSQRQIARDLQISRKTIRKYLQEHEKALQSAVCKETAQSCNLSSEPVYKMATPRLRLKLTREVETVIDELLEDNERKRGQGLRKQMLKKKDILEELHRRGFDIGYTTVCNHIARRENRVVTKEAFIRQVYQAGETCEFDWGEIKLCIAGKRRSLQLAVFTSAFSNYRYAFIYERQDTLAFMESHVRFFKTIGGVYREMVYDNMRVAVARFVGPHEKEPTRSLLQLRGHYQFRHRFCNICRGNEKGHVERSVEYVRRKAFAPKDAFADILEAQQWLDATLKRLNAGKQQGTGKSADELFSQEKNLLGKHPAMELVCSEQVQLRVDKYATISYRTNRYSVPDHLVGEFVDVSVRSRELQVYVQNKRVAVHVRSYEKHSWNVEIEHYLSTFKKKPGALAGSLALAGSHYLKGLYMDYFQSEPREFIDLLTYCRGQMVSRERLEESLKRLLDTGCQGISVEKLRALLGNKPRVNPTWEPEDTISIKAKEQLAGIAGLMQKTNYDGHYQQANNSIQ
- the istB gene encoding IS21-like element helper ATPase IstB; this encodes MDTINRQITAYSKELRLPVFRRDYKELATEAARQGLDYEAYLVMLMEREYELRLENRKKAQIRNARFPSKMYLSDLERDQLPPGAREKLPLLERLDFIPAARNVILSGNPGTGKTHIAIGLGLKACMQGYKVLFTTVHRLLTQLRESHSGRTLKQVEAQFEKYDLVICDEFGYVSFDKQGSELLFNHLSLRTGRKSTIITTNLGFDRWEEIFGDPVLTAALVDRVTHKAYLVNMSGDSYRLKETEKMMNGK
- a CDS encoding transposase: MVYFWIEILVYFWGEINSKSHILAEEIINSSILLKNMREAYNTFREILNSKDELRLDQWLEKYKSTKIMRIKSFINGINHDLEAVKNAIKYPWSNGVVEGHVNRLKNKKREMYGRAGFELLRRKVVLSNSG